CTGCTTCGCGACGCCGTAACAGGAACGACTATTGCAACATGCGGAACACGCGCACGGCTGCGTGACGCGATCCCCACAATGTGGGCATAATGGCGCCTTTACGCGCGCCCCGCCCATGTCGCCCGTCTTTCTTGCACCGCTCATCGTTGCCTGTGCGTTGTTCATGGAAAGCGTCGACGGGAACATCATCGTCACGGCCCTGCCCGCGATGGCGCGCGACTTCGGGCACAGCCCCGTCACGCTGAACATCGCGATCACCGCGTACGTCGTCGGGCTCGGCGTGTTCATCCCGATCTGCGGCTGGCTCGCCGACCGCTTCAGCGCACGCGCGGTGTTCCGCACCGCGATCGGCATCTTCGTCGTCGGCTCGCTGCTGTGCGCCGCATCCAATTCCCTCGGCCTGCTGACGTTCGCGCGCTTCGTGCAAGGCGTCGGCGGCGCGATGATGGTGCCCGTCGGGCGCATCATCATCTTCCGCGCGGTGCCGCGCGCGGATCTCGTGCGCGCGATGAACTATCTCGCGATCCCCGCGCTGTTCGGCCCGACCGTCGGGCCGCTCGTCGGCGGCTTCATCACGACGTACCTGCACTGGCGGATGATCTTCTTCATCAACGTGCCGATCGGCCTGTACGGCATCTATCTCGCGAGCAAGCACATCGCGAACACGCACGAGCCCGACCCGGGCCCGCTCGACTGGTTCGGCTTCCTGCTGTCGGCGAGCGGCGCCGCGCTGCTGCTGATGGGGCTCACGCTGATCGACGGCGCGCTGACCTCGCGCGGCAACGCGCTGGCGATGTGCGGCGCGGGTGCCGTGCTGCTCGCGCTCTACGTGCCGTACGCGCGCCGCAAGGAGCGGCCGGTGCTCGACCTGACGTTCCTGCGCATCCCGACCTATCACGCGAGCGTCGTCGGCGGCTCGCTGTTCCGCATCGGCCTCGGCGCGGTGCCGTTCCTGCTGCCGCTCGCGCTGCAGGAAGGCCTCGGCATGTCCGCGTTCCACTCGGGGCTGATCACCTGCGCTTCGGCGCTCGGCGGCGCAATGAGCCGCTCGACGGCCACCCGCACGCTGCGCCGCTTCGGCTTTCGCACGGTGCTGATCTACAACGCGGCGTTCGCGGGGCTCGCGATCGCCGCCTACGGCGTGTTCCATCCCGGCATGCCGACCTGGGCGATCTGGCTGATCGTGCTGGTCGGCGGGATCTTCCCCGCGCTGCAGTTCACGAGCCTCAACTCGATGATCTACGCGGACATCTCACCGCGCGACGCGGGCCGCGCGACGAGCCTCGGCAGCGTCGTCCAGCAGATGTCGCTCGGCCTGGGCGTCACCGTCGCGGGGCTCGTGCTGCATCTGTCGCATTGGGCGCAGGGGCACAAGACGATGGTCTGGTCCGACTTCTGGCCGGCGTTCGTCGTGGTCGGGCTGTGCTCGTTCGCGTCGATCCCGATCACGCGCAGGCTGCCCCTGAACGCCGGCGACGAAGTCGCGCGCGGCAGGCGCCAGTAGGAACAACGGTCGGGAA
The sequence above is drawn from the Burkholderia ubonensis genome and encodes:
- a CDS encoding MFS transporter — translated: MSPVFLAPLIVACALFMESVDGNIIVTALPAMARDFGHSPVTLNIAITAYVVGLGVFIPICGWLADRFSARAVFRTAIGIFVVGSLLCAASNSLGLLTFARFVQGVGGAMMVPVGRIIIFRAVPRADLVRAMNYLAIPALFGPTVGPLVGGFITTYLHWRMIFFINVPIGLYGIYLASKHIANTHEPDPGPLDWFGFLLSASGAALLLMGLTLIDGALTSRGNALAMCGAGAVLLALYVPYARRKERPVLDLTFLRIPTYHASVVGGSLFRIGLGAVPFLLPLALQEGLGMSAFHSGLITCASALGGAMSRSTATRTLRRFGFRTVLIYNAAFAGLAIAAYGVFHPGMPTWAIWLIVLVGGIFPALQFTSLNSMIYADISPRDAGRATSLGSVVQQMSLGLGVTVAGLVLHLSHWAQGHKTMVWSDFWPAFVVVGLCSFASIPITRRLPLNAGDEVARGRRQ